The following proteins are encoded in a genomic region of Sesamum indicum cultivar Zhongzhi No. 13 linkage group LG8, S_indicum_v1.0, whole genome shotgun sequence:
- the LOC105167885 gene encoding uncharacterized protein LOC105167885 isoform X3, translating into MGSFGPYVGSFFPSIRRQTAEPERRCHCCWLTTESAMAISISFMLLPAIFVSLFASLTVSNALIPSIHYQTPSSCSRDHNSFACEVQEAKRKIARLESILEERIEEINAKSRYFGECEKKIGELTTEIGRLKTTLSSVEHDYSRANEKLSALEEERTEIVSEQWIQIQQLEQALHMTEMRTSKIRKELWRRCPFVKFCASLFGDCLNMLKRILDPYVLGDGPVVGFCKSQALQTFEVAKHYHHQLQGFIKHAMKSNELTAGLAHEEVVFFVASALVAFPIMTACMLLLSQFS; encoded by the exons ATGGGCTCATTTGGGCCTTACGTGGgctctttttttccttcaatccGACGACAAACTGCAGAACCAGAGAGGAGATGCCATTGCTGTTGGTTAACAACTGAGTCTGCCATGGCAATATCAATATCCTTCATGCTGCTTCCCGCCATATTCGTCTCTCTTTTTGCCTCTCTCACCGTATCAAATGCCCTGATTCCCTCCATCCATTACCAAACGCCGTCCTCTTGTTCCCGAGACCACAACTCTTTCGCATGTGAGGTGCAAGAGGCCAAGCGCAAGATCGCTCGACTAG AATCGATCCTTGAGGAAAGAATTGAAGAGATAAATGCGAAAAGCCGGTATTTCGGAGAATGTGAGAAGAAAATTGGGGAGTTGACTACAGAGATTGGTCGTCTGAAAACCACTTTGTCGAGTGTTGAGCATGATTACTCGCGTGCAAATGAAAAGCTGAGTGCTCTTGAGGAAGAG AGGACTGAAATTGTATCGGAACAGTGGATTCAAATTCAGCAACTTGAGCAGGCTCTTCACATGACTGAg ATGCGAACTTCAAAGATTAGAAAAGAACTGTGGAGAAGATGCCCGTTTGTGAAG TTCTGTGCAAGTCTTTTTGGTGATTGTCTCAACATGCTAAAGAGGATTCTCGATCCGTATGTTTTGGGAGATGGACCTGTGGTGGGTTTCTGCAAGTCTCAAGCTTTGCAGACATTTGAAGTTGCAAAACACTATCACCATCAG ttgCAAGGCTTCATAAAGCATGCAATGAAAAGCAATGAACTTACTGCAGGTCTCGCGCACGAGGAGGTGGTCTTTTTTGTG GCATCTGCCCTGGTTGCTTTTCCAATAATGACAGCCTGCATGTTACTCCTATCACAATTTAGCTAG
- the LOC105167885 gene encoding uncharacterized protein LOC105167885 isoform X2, which produces MAISISFMLLPAIFVSLFASLTVSNALIPSIHYQTPSSCSRDHNSFACEVQEAKRKIARLESILEERIEEINAKSRYFGECEKKIGELTTEIGRLKTTLSSVEHDYSRANEKLSALEEEVRLLWAASRKNNFEIHRLEHKALDAERRLKEISLQVGERTEIVSEQWIQIQQLEQALHMTEMRTSKIRKELWRRCPFVKFCASLFGDCLNMLKRILDPYVLGDGPVVGFCKSQALQTFEVAKHYHHQVSRTRRWSFLWHLPWLLFQ; this is translated from the exons ATGGCAATATCAATATCCTTCATGCTGCTTCCCGCCATATTCGTCTCTCTTTTTGCCTCTCTCACCGTATCAAATGCCCTGATTCCCTCCATCCATTACCAAACGCCGTCCTCTTGTTCCCGAGACCACAACTCTTTCGCATGTGAGGTGCAAGAGGCCAAGCGCAAGATCGCTCGACTAG AATCGATCCTTGAGGAAAGAATTGAAGAGATAAATGCGAAAAGCCGGTATTTCGGAGAATGTGAGAAGAAAATTGGGGAGTTGACTACAGAGATTGGTCGTCTGAAAACCACTTTGTCGAGTGTTGAGCATGATTACTCGCGTGCAAATGAAAAGCTGAGTGCTCTTGAGGAAGAG GTCCGACTTCTATGGGCAGCCTCTCGGAAAAATAACTTTGAGATTCACAGATTGGAGCACAAGGCATTAGATGCTGAAAGaagattaaaagaaattagttTACAAGTTGGAGAG AGGACTGAAATTGTATCGGAACAGTGGATTCAAATTCAGCAACTTGAGCAGGCTCTTCACATGACTGAg ATGCGAACTTCAAAGATTAGAAAAGAACTGTGGAGAAGATGCCCGTTTGTGAAG TTCTGTGCAAGTCTTTTTGGTGATTGTCTCAACATGCTAAAGAGGATTCTCGATCCGTATGTTTTGGGAGATGGACCTGTGGTGGGTTTCTGCAAGTCTCAAGCTTTGCAGACATTTGAAGTTGCAAAACACTATCACCATCAG GTCTCGCGCACGAGGAGGTGGTCTTTTTTGTG GCATCTGCCCTGGTTGCTTTTCCAATAA
- the LOC105167885 gene encoding uncharacterized protein LOC105167885 isoform X1: MAISISFMLLPAIFVSLFASLTVSNALIPSIHYQTPSSCSRDHNSFACEVQEAKRKIARLESILEERIEEINAKSRYFGECEKKIGELTTEIGRLKTTLSSVEHDYSRANEKLSALEEEVRLLWAASRKNNFEIHRLEHKALDAERRLKEISLQVGERTEIVSEQWIQIQQLEQALHMTEMRTSKIRKELWRRCPFVKFCASLFGDCLNMLKRILDPYVLGDGPVVGFCKSQALQTFEVAKHYHHQLQGFIKHAMKSNELTAGLAHEEVVFFVASALVAFPIMTACMLLLSQFS; encoded by the exons ATGGCAATATCAATATCCTTCATGCTGCTTCCCGCCATATTCGTCTCTCTTTTTGCCTCTCTCACCGTATCAAATGCCCTGATTCCCTCCATCCATTACCAAACGCCGTCCTCTTGTTCCCGAGACCACAACTCTTTCGCATGTGAGGTGCAAGAGGCCAAGCGCAAGATCGCTCGACTAG AATCGATCCTTGAGGAAAGAATTGAAGAGATAAATGCGAAAAGCCGGTATTTCGGAGAATGTGAGAAGAAAATTGGGGAGTTGACTACAGAGATTGGTCGTCTGAAAACCACTTTGTCGAGTGTTGAGCATGATTACTCGCGTGCAAATGAAAAGCTGAGTGCTCTTGAGGAAGAG GTCCGACTTCTATGGGCAGCCTCTCGGAAAAATAACTTTGAGATTCACAGATTGGAGCACAAGGCATTAGATGCTGAAAGaagattaaaagaaattagttTACAAGTTGGAGAG AGGACTGAAATTGTATCGGAACAGTGGATTCAAATTCAGCAACTTGAGCAGGCTCTTCACATGACTGAg ATGCGAACTTCAAAGATTAGAAAAGAACTGTGGAGAAGATGCCCGTTTGTGAAG TTCTGTGCAAGTCTTTTTGGTGATTGTCTCAACATGCTAAAGAGGATTCTCGATCCGTATGTTTTGGGAGATGGACCTGTGGTGGGTTTCTGCAAGTCTCAAGCTTTGCAGACATTTGAAGTTGCAAAACACTATCACCATCAG ttgCAAGGCTTCATAAAGCATGCAATGAAAAGCAATGAACTTACTGCAGGTCTCGCGCACGAGGAGGTGGTCTTTTTTGTG GCATCTGCCCTGGTTGCTTTTCCAATAATGACAGCCTGCATGTTACTCCTATCACAATTTAGCTAG
- the LOC105167886 gene encoding LOW QUALITY PROTEIN: protein E6-like (The sequence of the model RefSeq protein was modified relative to this genomic sequence to represent the inferred CDS: deleted 2 bases in 1 codon), producing the protein MASSSSSSSTNHFSLLLLLTLLSSLHTHARDSQYFNKVSSTTNTKEIPSNQQAEPNFLPENENSYGLYGHESGQLPPSTTAYDTESKQPSHKYLPKNYNPVAYVTQPDVVSENTPFTEDKTFTSTNTDNNNYYNGGDQNYYNNQQEDQEPEFRSYPGAATNNRNYHYNGGSSFNSFAAAPPPTTRRNNYFNNGGEANYGFQPQGMSDTRFLENGKYYYDVNTDKYSSNHPYETLKRGQARNEYSNRNYYGNSENAYEFSNRDNSMGGYQNQDEFQQDENDLP; encoded by the exons AtggcttcttcttcttcttcttcttccaccaaccatttttcccttctccttctcctcACCCTCTTATCCTCATTGCATACTCATGCAAGAGACAGCCAATACTTCAACAAGGTCTCCTCCACCACCAACACTAAAGAAATTCCAAGTAACCAACAAGCAGAACCCAATTTCCTCCCGGAAAATGAAAACAGCTACGGCCTTTACGGACACGAATCCGGCCAGCTCCCCCCTTCCACCACCGCATATGACACTGAATCCAAACAGCCCTCCCACAAGTACCTCCCCAAGAACTACAACCCCGTCGCCTACGTCACTCAGCCGGATGTCGTAAGTGAAAACACCCCATTTACAGAGGACAAAACTTTCACCTCGACCAACACTGACAACAACAACTATTACAACGGTGGAGACCAAAACTATTACAACAACCAGCAAGAAGATCAAGAACCGGAGTTCAGAAGCTACCCGGGAGCCGCCACAAACAACAGAAACTACCACTACAATGGTGGCAGCAGCTTCAACAGC TTTGCGGCCGCCCCCCCCCCAACCACCCGCCGTAATAACTACTTCAACAACGGCGGCGAAGCTAACTACGGTTTCCAGCCGCAGGGAATGAGCGATACCAGGTTCTTGGAAAATGGCAAGTACTATTACGATGTTAATACCGACAAGTACAGCAGCAATCACCCGTATGAGACGTTGAAGAGGGGACAAGCAAGAAATGAGTACAGCAACAGAAACTATTATGGGAATAGCGAAAATGCCTATGAATTTAGCAACAGAGACAACTCCATGGGAGGATATCAGAACCAAGACGAGTTCCAACAGGACGAGAATGATTTGCCTTGA